One Scleropages formosus chromosome 8, fSclFor1.1, whole genome shotgun sequence DNA window includes the following coding sequences:
- the LOC108942702 gene encoding palmitoyltransferase akr1 isoform X2, which yields MLPVGVSGHEGGADIFAAVQRGDVQQCAKIVHEDRSALAQRGWGGFSPLHYAALQGNRPLVNLLVSHGADCNALCQAGQTPFHFASRQGNVYIMHQMLQHGADLRIADLQGKTAFLHAVSGGSVVAVQYLSETKMFSFSDTDNFLISPLHLAASTGNLDMVKYLLRNNRCAADASDQQGATALHVAAERGAVEVSWLLMREAGLQALHLRNHNGFTPLDLCRQGATFRHQQLAQILMKFISVPADHRPEESHGMYYWALLFPSLSGGAIFLMAVLLGGYGGILCVLLFPWLAKCIFTQYHRMSSYQRLPNPVYLGTLAAGILHSLVCFYVKIMPNIQPSNSLLHVSIIHFSLVLWLFWHLLIKNPGHMQGADADPRFSSIADLVEANESLSRFCIECEMFQPDGCKHCRLCSACVLEYDHHCLFIGRCVGRDNRRLFLLFLLAMALLRMLPSGVTLHALHDA from the exons ATGCTGCCCGTGGGTGTGAGCGGCCACGAGGGAGGAGCTGACATATTCGCCGCCGTTCAGAGAGGCGACGTGCAGCAGTGCGCCAAGATCGTGCACGAGGACCGCTCAGCCCTCGCGCAGAGAG GCTGGGGTGGGTTTAGCCCCCTGCACTACGCCGCTCTCCAGGGCAACAGGCCTCTCGTCAACCTCTTGGTGAGCCATGGTGCTGACTGCAACGCGCTCTGCCAAGCAGGCCAGACACCCTTTCATTTCGCCAGCAG ACAGGGCAATGTCTACATTATGCATCAGATGCTTCAACATGGCGCAGACCTTCGTATTGCTGACCTTCAGGGAAAAACTGCCTTTCTGCATGCGGTCTCTGGCGGGAGTGT GGTTGCTGTGCAATACTTGTCTGAGACCAAGATGTTCAGTTTTTCTGACACTGACAATTTCCTGATCAGTCCGCTGCACCTGGCGGCCTCCACGGGCAATCTAGACATGGTGAAGTACTTGCTGAGGAACAAC AGGTGTGCGGCCGATGCCTCCGACCAACAGGGGGCAACAGCACTGCATGTGGCTGCAGAGAGGGGGGCAGTAGAAGTGAGTTGGCTGCTGATGCGAGAGGCTGGCCTGCAGGCTTTGCACCTGCGCAACCATAATGGGTTCACCCCCCTTGACCTGTGTCGACAAGGGGCCACCTTCAG ACATCAACAATTAGCACAGATTTTAATGAAGTTCATCAGCGTGCCAGCTGATCACAGACCTGAAGAGTCACATG GCATGTACTACTGGGCCCTCCTGTTCCCATCTCTCAGTGGTGGAGCCATCTTCCTAATGGCTGTGTTACTGGGCGGCTACGGAGGGATACTGTGTGTCCTGCTCTTCCCCTGGCTGGCCAAGTGCATTTTCACCCAGTACCACAGAATGAGCAGCTACCAAAG ATTGCCCAACCCTGTTTACCTGGGTACTCTGGCAGCTGGGATACTGCACTCGCTGGTGTGCTTTTATGTCAAGATCATGCCGA ATATCCAGCCTTCTAATTCATTGCTCCACGTGTCCATCATCCACTTCTCCTTGGTTCTGTGGCTGTTCTGGCATCTTCTCATCAAGAATCCTGGACATATGCAGGGGGCTGATGCCGACCCCAGGTTTTCCAGCATTGCTGACCTCGTGGAAGCCAACGAAAGCCTCAGTAGGTTTTGCATTGAATGCGAG ATGTTTCAACCTGATGGTTGCAAGCACTGCAGGCTGTGCAGTGCATGTGTGCTAGAATATGACCATCATTGCCTCTTCATCGGCCGCTGCGTTGGCAGGGATAACCGGCGCCTCTTCCTGTTGTTCCTCCTGGCCATG
- the LOC108942702 gene encoding palmitoyltransferase AKR1 isoform X1 — MLPVGVSGHEGGADIFAAVQRGDVQQCAKIVHEDRSALAQRGWGGFSPLHYAALQGNRPLVNLLVSHGADCNALCQAGQTPFHFASRQGNVYIMHQMLQHGADLRIADLQGKTAFLHAVSGGSVVAVQYLSETKMFSFSDTDNFLISPLHLAASTGNLDMVKYLLRNNRCAADASDQQGATALHVAAERGAVEVSWLLMREAGLQALHLRNHNGFTPLDLCRQGATFRHQQLAQILMKFISVPADHRPEESHGMYYWALLFPSLSGGAIFLMAVLLGGYGGILCVLLFPWLAKCIFTQYHRMSSYQRLPNPVYLGTLAAGILHSLVCFYVKIMPNIQPSNSLLHVSIIHFSLVLWLFWHLLIKNPGHMQGADADPRFSSIADLVEANESLSRFCIECEMFQPDGCKHCRLCSACVLEYDHHCLFIGRCVGRDNRRLFLLFLLAMVIAHTLFLLAAVQYLLHQMGGAPQAPWGTEAWVQTLAVMNLVTALWEIWLLREQVQALALGTTTYFKHSPYPHHPPRQRWAAVVNFLIEGRLNWERVQTSSVDV; from the exons ATGCTGCCCGTGGGTGTGAGCGGCCACGAGGGAGGAGCTGACATATTCGCCGCCGTTCAGAGAGGCGACGTGCAGCAGTGCGCCAAGATCGTGCACGAGGACCGCTCAGCCCTCGCGCAGAGAG GCTGGGGTGGGTTTAGCCCCCTGCACTACGCCGCTCTCCAGGGCAACAGGCCTCTCGTCAACCTCTTGGTGAGCCATGGTGCTGACTGCAACGCGCTCTGCCAAGCAGGCCAGACACCCTTTCATTTCGCCAGCAG ACAGGGCAATGTCTACATTATGCATCAGATGCTTCAACATGGCGCAGACCTTCGTATTGCTGACCTTCAGGGAAAAACTGCCTTTCTGCATGCGGTCTCTGGCGGGAGTGT GGTTGCTGTGCAATACTTGTCTGAGACCAAGATGTTCAGTTTTTCTGACACTGACAATTTCCTGATCAGTCCGCTGCACCTGGCGGCCTCCACGGGCAATCTAGACATGGTGAAGTACTTGCTGAGGAACAAC AGGTGTGCGGCCGATGCCTCCGACCAACAGGGGGCAACAGCACTGCATGTGGCTGCAGAGAGGGGGGCAGTAGAAGTGAGTTGGCTGCTGATGCGAGAGGCTGGCCTGCAGGCTTTGCACCTGCGCAACCATAATGGGTTCACCCCCCTTGACCTGTGTCGACAAGGGGCCACCTTCAG ACATCAACAATTAGCACAGATTTTAATGAAGTTCATCAGCGTGCCAGCTGATCACAGACCTGAAGAGTCACATG GCATGTACTACTGGGCCCTCCTGTTCCCATCTCTCAGTGGTGGAGCCATCTTCCTAATGGCTGTGTTACTGGGCGGCTACGGAGGGATACTGTGTGTCCTGCTCTTCCCCTGGCTGGCCAAGTGCATTTTCACCCAGTACCACAGAATGAGCAGCTACCAAAG ATTGCCCAACCCTGTTTACCTGGGTACTCTGGCAGCTGGGATACTGCACTCGCTGGTGTGCTTTTATGTCAAGATCATGCCGA ATATCCAGCCTTCTAATTCATTGCTCCACGTGTCCATCATCCACTTCTCCTTGGTTCTGTGGCTGTTCTGGCATCTTCTCATCAAGAATCCTGGACATATGCAGGGGGCTGATGCCGACCCCAGGTTTTCCAGCATTGCTGACCTCGTGGAAGCCAACGAAAGCCTCAGTAGGTTTTGCATTGAATGCGAG ATGTTTCAACCTGATGGTTGCAAGCACTGCAGGCTGTGCAGTGCATGTGTGCTAGAATATGACCATCATTGCCTCTTCATCGGCCGCTGCGTTGGCAGGGATAACCGGCGCCTCTTCCTGTTGTTCCTCCTGGCCATGGTGATTGCTCATACGCTCTTCCTTCTAGCAGCAGTGCAGTACCTGCTTCATCAGATGGGCGGTGCTCCACAGGCCCCCTGGGGCACTGAGGCCTGGGTTCAGACCTTGGCTGTTATGAACCTTGTCACTGCCCTGTGGGAGATCTGGCTTCTGAGGGAGCAGGTCCAGGCTCTTGCCTTAGGCACCACCACTTACTTCAAACATTCCCCATACCCACATCACCCTCCCAGGCAGCGGTGGGCAGCAGTTGTCAATTTTCTGATTGAAGGCAGACTGAACTGGGAGAGGGTGCAAACCTCATCTGTAGATGTTTAA
- the LOC108942702 gene encoding palmitoyltransferase AKR1 isoform X3, protein MHQMLQHGADLRIADLQGKTAFLHAVSGGSVVAVQYLSETKMFSFSDTDNFLISPLHLAASTGNLDMVKYLLRNNRCAADASDQQGATALHVAAERGAVEVSWLLMREAGLQALHLRNHNGFTPLDLCRQGATFRHQQLAQILMKFISVPADHRPEESHGMYYWALLFPSLSGGAIFLMAVLLGGYGGILCVLLFPWLAKCIFTQYHRMSSYQRLPNPVYLGTLAAGILHSLVCFYVKIMPNIQPSNSLLHVSIIHFSLVLWLFWHLLIKNPGHMQGADADPRFSSIADLVEANESLSRFCIECEMFQPDGCKHCRLCSACVLEYDHHCLFIGRCVGRDNRRLFLLFLLAMVIAHTLFLLAAVQYLLHQMGGAPQAPWGTEAWVQTLAVMNLVTALWEIWLLREQVQALALGTTTYFKHSPYPHHPPRQRWAAVVNFLIEGRLNWERVQTSSVDV, encoded by the exons ATGCATCAGATGCTTCAACATGGCGCAGACCTTCGTATTGCTGACCTTCAGGGAAAAACTGCCTTTCTGCATGCGGTCTCTGGCGGGAGTGT GGTTGCTGTGCAATACTTGTCTGAGACCAAGATGTTCAGTTTTTCTGACACTGACAATTTCCTGATCAGTCCGCTGCACCTGGCGGCCTCCACGGGCAATCTAGACATGGTGAAGTACTTGCTGAGGAACAAC AGGTGTGCGGCCGATGCCTCCGACCAACAGGGGGCAACAGCACTGCATGTGGCTGCAGAGAGGGGGGCAGTAGAAGTGAGTTGGCTGCTGATGCGAGAGGCTGGCCTGCAGGCTTTGCACCTGCGCAACCATAATGGGTTCACCCCCCTTGACCTGTGTCGACAAGGGGCCACCTTCAG ACATCAACAATTAGCACAGATTTTAATGAAGTTCATCAGCGTGCCAGCTGATCACAGACCTGAAGAGTCACATG GCATGTACTACTGGGCCCTCCTGTTCCCATCTCTCAGTGGTGGAGCCATCTTCCTAATGGCTGTGTTACTGGGCGGCTACGGAGGGATACTGTGTGTCCTGCTCTTCCCCTGGCTGGCCAAGTGCATTTTCACCCAGTACCACAGAATGAGCAGCTACCAAAG ATTGCCCAACCCTGTTTACCTGGGTACTCTGGCAGCTGGGATACTGCACTCGCTGGTGTGCTTTTATGTCAAGATCATGCCGA ATATCCAGCCTTCTAATTCATTGCTCCACGTGTCCATCATCCACTTCTCCTTGGTTCTGTGGCTGTTCTGGCATCTTCTCATCAAGAATCCTGGACATATGCAGGGGGCTGATGCCGACCCCAGGTTTTCCAGCATTGCTGACCTCGTGGAAGCCAACGAAAGCCTCAGTAGGTTTTGCATTGAATGCGAG ATGTTTCAACCTGATGGTTGCAAGCACTGCAGGCTGTGCAGTGCATGTGTGCTAGAATATGACCATCATTGCCTCTTCATCGGCCGCTGCGTTGGCAGGGATAACCGGCGCCTCTTCCTGTTGTTCCTCCTGGCCATGGTGATTGCTCATACGCTCTTCCTTCTAGCAGCAGTGCAGTACCTGCTTCATCAGATGGGCGGTGCTCCACAGGCCCCCTGGGGCACTGAGGCCTGGGTTCAGACCTTGGCTGTTATGAACCTTGTCACTGCCCTGTGGGAGATCTGGCTTCTGAGGGAGCAGGTCCAGGCTCTTGCCTTAGGCACCACCACTTACTTCAAACATTCCCCATACCCACATCACCCTCCCAGGCAGCGGTGGGCAGCAGTTGTCAATTTTCTGATTGAAGGCAGACTGAACTGGGAGAGGGTGCAAACCTCATCTGTAGATGTTTAA